The Bacteroidota bacterium genome window below encodes:
- a CDS encoding L,D-transpeptidase has product MKPRYNLFLVLALLFAYSGAFSQVNNKKLATVPYTIEAGSLSDADAALQDFLLDRFAILSDKWIGDITATQKVEQINDSTKTDVLYKVTYQIPKSFLADTAKILWELNIPQFESHIYQLYAQDTIYIDTWPNVVGRVTDKTYTGNYKAFRIRNWPSWKDPDPAKKDVEATPPGPGNPLGLFVVHYDERSLRYFHGTNKPGVLKKTLRYESHGCVRNDNDNIKKMKEFILKRVVKSKDLTSWVKSKKSMTYDFDEIDKFPVRIIYKTYELSQDDYGHYISFFKDIYNYQGKDLSRDNWNDPSLMTFTTKENILNEYNREYGWNIPKEKLDEIIEYLMKNGKPYERYYFEDLKSQFLTNQ; this is encoded by the coding sequence TTGAAACCCCGATATAATTTATTTTTAGTTCTTGCCCTGCTATTTGCATACAGCGGCGCATTCTCCCAGGTAAATAATAAAAAGTTAGCGACTGTTCCATATACTATTGAAGCAGGAAGTTTATCTGATGCTGATGCAGCGTTACAGGATTTTCTTCTTGACAGGTTTGCTATACTCAGCGATAAATGGATTGGCGATATAACTGCAACTCAGAAAGTTGAACAGATAAACGACAGCACAAAAACTGACGTTCTCTACAAAGTTACATATCAGATCCCCAAAAGTTTTTTAGCTGATACTGCTAAAATTTTATGGGAGCTGAACATTCCGCAGTTTGAATCACACATCTATCAGCTATATGCACAGGATACAATCTACATCGATACCTGGCCTAATGTTGTCGGCAGAGTAACTGATAAAACTTATACAGGAAACTACAAAGCATTCAGAATAAGGAACTGGCCTTCATGGAAAGATCCTGATCCTGCCAAGAAAGATGTTGAAGCAACACCTCCGGGACCCGGAAATCCGCTTGGACTTTTTGTAGTTCATTATGATGAGCGTTCACTCAGATATTTCCACGGAACAAATAAACCCGGTGTTTTGAAAAAAACATTGAGATACGAATCGCACGGATGCGTAAGAAACGACAACGACAATATTAAGAAGATGAAAGAGTTCATTCTTAAAAGAGTTGTGAAATCGAAAGACCTTACAAGCTGGGTGAAAAGTAAAAAATCAATGACGTATGATTTTGACGAGATTGATAAATTCCCTGTAAGAATAATTTATAAAACATATGAATTAAGTCAGGACGACTACGGACATTATATCTCATTTTTCAAAGATATTTATAACTATCAGGGGAAAGATTTATCAAGAGATAATTGGAATGACCCGTCTTTAATGACTTTCACTACAAAAGAAAATATACTGAATGAGTATAACCGTGAGTACGGATGGAATATTCCCAAAGAAAAACTTGATGAAATTATTGAATACCTGATGAAAAACGGTAAGCCTTATGAGAGATATTATTTTGAAGATTTAAAAAGTCAGTTCTTAACAAATCAATAA
- a CDS encoding aldehyde dehydrogenase family protein, with translation MEARLAIPKMYKLFIGGKFARTESERYLEVFDADKNKLCNISRSSRKDVRNAVVAARAGFASWSSKTPYERGQIFYRLAEMLESGVGKFVDEIIISTGCTPQQACDEVSVAIDRIIFYAGLCDKYVQLSGTVNPVQAGYFNFSIPEPTGIVGIILPDTLSFLPMISRILPVLASGNSCIIIANEKYPLPALSFSEVIATSDFPSGSINILTGMKKELVSHLAGHMDVNAIDYSADGTDYKKQIQELCANNVKRGNYLPADWDWYNDELNESVKDVEKFTETKTVWHTMGN, from the coding sequence ATGGAAGCAAGATTAGCAATCCCAAAGATGTACAAGCTATTCATTGGCGGAAAATTTGCCCGCACTGAATCAGAACGTTACCTTGAAGTTTTTGATGCAGATAAAAATAAACTTTGTAATATTTCGCGCTCATCCAGAAAAGACGTACGCAATGCAGTTGTTGCAGCAAGAGCAGGATTTGCATCATGGAGCAGCAAAACTCCCTATGAAAGAGGCCAGATTTTTTACCGCCTGGCAGAAATGCTTGAAAGCGGTGTTGGAAAATTTGTAGATGAAATTATAATATCAACGGGATGCACTCCGCAGCAGGCTTGCGATGAAGTAAGTGTTGCAATCGACAGAATAATTTTTTACGCAGGTCTCTGCGATAAATATGTTCAGCTATCGGGAACGGTTAATCCTGTTCAGGCAGGATATTTTAATTTCTCAATTCCTGAGCCAACAGGTATTGTAGGAATTATTTTACCTGATACGTTAAGCTTTTTACCAATGATTTCAAGAATTCTTCCTGTGCTTGCATCGGGAAATTCATGTATCATTATTGCAAACGAAAAATACCCGCTGCCGGCATTGAGCTTCTCTGAAGTTATTGCAACAAGTGATTTTCCTTCAGGCTCAATAAACATTCTTACAGGAATGAAGAAGGAACTGGTTTCACATCTTGCAGGACATATGGATGTGAACGCAATCGATTACTCAGCTGACGGAACAGATTACAAGAAACAAATTCAGGAACTCTGCGCAAACAATGTAAAGCGCGGAAATTATTTGCCTGCTGACTGGGACTGGTATAATGATGAGCTTAATGAATCAGTAAAAGATGTAGAGAAATTCACCGAAACTAAAACAGTCTGGCACACAATGGGTAATTAA
- the ytxJ gene encoding bacillithiol system redox-active protein YtxJ, protein MNWKLLTTEEEIQKLIEQSETKPVLIFKYSGRCSICDRVQDILESEWSENESDNEMKITPYFLDLIRYRNVSTAVVRQFNVMHESPQVLVIKTRKVVYTESHGYIRFEDIMKSIN, encoded by the coding sequence ATGAATTGGAAACTATTAACTACTGAAGAAGAGATACAAAAATTAATTGAACAAAGCGAAACAAAACCGGTTTTAATTTTTAAGTACAGCGGAAGATGTTCCATCTGCGACAGAGTGCAGGACATACTTGAATCTGAATGGAGTGAAAACGAATCTGATAACGAAATGAAAATCACTCCTTACTTTCTTGACCTGATAAGATATAGAAATGTATCAACTGCTGTAGTGAGGCAATTCAATGTAATGCATGAGTCACCTCAGGTGCTAGTGATAAAGACAAGAAAAGTTGTTTACACTGAATCACATGGCTATATAAGGTTTGAAGACATAATGAAATCAATAAACTAA
- a CDS encoding purine-nucleoside phosphorylase produces the protein MTEQRERIKQSVDYIKSVMPKGFSADTAIYTEDNFNISDFKELGKIKTSDIPPTFEGGNNQNSKFIFGKLNGKNVIIVKGRFHFYDGYKMRDIGHVIYVLKYLGVKKLITVDEVGHLNPRFSTGEVALVYDHINLMGDNPLIGKNDDDLGVRFPDMSNAYDKNLYAKVYKVLQDNKVRINEAIYVGTTGPESETDAEARFYREIGGDVVGYSTAAENITAVHCGLKHIAIGLISRDLVADKMMEDSRNDAERTKDRKKSLLTSSALAGKLIKDIVKNI, from the coding sequence ATGACTGAACAAAGAGAAAGAATAAAGCAATCAGTTGATTATATAAAAAGCGTAATGCCGAAGGGCTTTTCAGCAGATACTGCTATCTACACAGAAGATAATTTTAACATCAGCGATTTTAAAGAGCTTGGCAAAATAAAAACTTCTGATATTCCTCCAACATTCGAAGGCGGAAACAATCAGAACTCAAAATTTATTTTCGGAAAGCTAAACGGAAAAAATGTAATTATTGTAAAAGGAAGATTCCATTTTTATGACGGATATAAAATGAGAGATATCGGACACGTTATTTACGTTTTAAAATATCTCGGAGTTAAAAAATTAATTACTGTTGATGAAGTCGGGCATTTAAATCCAAGATTTTCTACAGGAGAAGTTGCTTTAGTTTATGACCACATAAATCTTATGGGAGATAATCCGCTAATCGGAAAAAATGATGATGACTTAGGAGTAAGATTTCCTGATATGAGCAATGCCTACGATAAAAATCTTTATGCAAAAGTTTACAAAGTTTTACAGGATAATAAAGTAAGAATTAACGAAGCAATATATGTTGGTACTACAGGACCTGAAAGCGAAACCGATGCAGAAGCAAGATTTTACAGAGAGATTGGCGGAGATGTAGTCGGCTACTCAACTGCTGCAGAAAATATTACAGCTGTTCACTGCGGATTGAAACACATTGCGATAGGATTAATTAGCCGGGATTTAGTCGCTGATAAAATGATGGAAGATTCCAGAAATGACGCAGAACGAACTAAAGACAGGAAAAAATCGTTATTAACTTCGTCTGCTTTAGCAGGGAAACTTATAAAGGACATTGTCAAAAACATTTAA
- a CDS encoding purine-nucleoside phosphorylase, with amino-acid sequence MNFRHTEALDYIKKIAGDNYDVGIILGTGLGGLVKEIKINHAIEYSDIPNFPVSTVESHSGKLIFGELSGKKIVAMQGRFHYYEGYSHADVVFPVLVLHALGIKSLLVSNACGGLNPTFRRTDLMIISGHINLHGTSPLINFQGKSAGRAKNFYSKKLIKLAENIALENGIDVQKGVYLVVQGPNLETVAEYRMVRMMGGDVVGMSTVPEVLAAAELGIECLGLSIITDEGFPDTLKVASHHEIVEAANLAEPKLTLLTKKLVERL; translated from the coding sequence ATGAACTTTAGACATACTGAAGCTTTAGATTACATTAAAAAAATCGCAGGCGATAATTATGACGTAGGTATTATTCTCGGAACAGGTCTGGGCGGACTTGTAAAAGAAATAAAAATAAATCACGCCATAGAATATTCTGATATTCCCAATTTTCCCGTATCAACAGTTGAATCACATTCAGGCAAATTAATTTTCGGAGAGCTCTCCGGTAAAAAAATAGTTGCCATGCAGGGAAGATTTCATTATTACGAAGGGTACTCACATGCAGATGTCGTGTTTCCCGTTTTAGTATTACATGCTCTTGGAATAAAATCACTTCTTGTTTCAAATGCGTGCGGCGGATTGAATCCCACATTCAGAAGGACTGACTTAATGATTATATCAGGACATATTAATCTGCACGGAACTTCTCCTTTGATAAATTTTCAGGGGAAGAGCGCAGGACGCGCAAAGAATTTTTATTCAAAAAAATTAATTAAGCTTGCAGAAAATATTGCTCTTGAGAATGGTATAGATGTTCAAAAAGGAGTTTACCTTGTAGTGCAGGGACCAAATCTTGAAACTGTAGCAGAGTATCGAATGGTCCGTATGATGGGCGGAGATGTTGTAGGTATGTCAACCGTTCCTGAAGTTCTTGCCGCAGCAGAACTTGGAATAGAATGTCTTGGACTTTCAATTATTACCGATGAAGGTTTTCCCGATACATTAAAAGTCGCTTCGCATCATGAAATTGTTGAAGCTGCAAACTTAGCCGAACCTAAATTAACTTTATTAACAAAAAAATTAGTAGAGAGACTTTAA
- a CDS encoding DivIVA domain-containing protein yields the protein MNIKAAEIRKKDFKKSFRGYDPNEVEAFLDTVSSHYEKLVLEIATLNNRIKSLTSDIEVYKENEVNLQKAIVRAQDIGEEILENSKKRAQNIVREAELNAQRIKQDIDEDIMTQRAELEEIKLKNDKMIEDTKMFLMDKLTELEDYIKNKRIYKMELANPKMLDAEEKTDIEISPTEKITVNTAAGNLTDFGLTSRPFDENFEVK from the coding sequence ATGAACATTAAAGCTGCTGAAATAAGGAAGAAAGATTTTAAAAAATCTTTCCGTGGTTACGACCCCAATGAAGTGGAAGCTTTTTTAGATACAGTGAGCTCTCACTATGAAAAGCTTGTGCTCGAAATAGCAACTTTAAACAACAGAATTAAATCCCTTACTTCTGATATAGAAGTTTACAAAGAGAATGAAGTCAATTTACAAAAAGCCATTGTCCGTGCGCAGGATATAGGCGAAGAGATTTTAGAAAACTCCAAAAAACGCGCGCAGAACATTGTCCGCGAAGCAGAACTTAATGCGCAAAGAATAAAGCAGGATATCGATGAAGATATTATGACTCAGCGCGCAGAGCTTGAAGAGATAAAATTAAAAAACGACAAGATGATTGAAGATACAAAAATGTTTTTAATGGATAAACTTACTGAGCTTGAAGATTACATCAAGAATAAAAGAATTTATAAGATGGAACTTGCAAATCCTAAGATGTTAGATGCAGAAGAAAAGACTGATATAGAAATTTCACCGACAGAAAAAATCACAGTCAATACAGCAGCAGGCAATCTCACAGATTTCGGTCTGACCTCCAGACCATTCGACGAGAACTTCGAAGTAAAATAA
- a CDS encoding YggS family pyridoxal phosphate-dependent enzyme, which yields MKDYLAENLKLLKNDIFEVCKRVGRDVNEIKLIAVSKTFPVEDIQTVFNAGQVDFGENKPQEMKEKFDELHDKNIRWHMIGHLQTNKVKYIADYVYLIHSVDSEKLAEEIQKQAEKRNKVLDVLVQVNTSDEMQKSGVDPDKAEKLCRFVSSLVNVRLCGLMTIGKFTYDKNIIRGNFKDLKKIYDELKPSFPDFKYLSMGMTSDYEIAIEEGANLLRIGSAIFGKREYEIT from the coding sequence GTGAAAGACTATCTGGCAGAGAACTTAAAACTGCTAAAAAACGATATATTTGAGGTTTGTAAAAGGGTAGGGCGCGATGTAAACGAGATAAAGCTTATTGCTGTAAGCAAAACTTTTCCTGTTGAAGATATCCAAACGGTTTTTAATGCCGGACAGGTTGATTTCGGCGAGAACAAGCCACAGGAAATGAAAGAGAAGTTTGATGAGCTTCACGATAAGAATATCCGGTGGCATATGATTGGTCATTTGCAGACCAATAAAGTAAAATATATTGCCGACTACGTTTATTTGATTCACAGTGTAGATAGTGAAAAGCTTGCCGAGGAAATTCAGAAGCAGGCAGAAAAAAGAAATAAGGTGTTAGATGTTCTGGTTCAGGTGAATACAAGCGATGAGATGCAGAAATCCGGAGTCGACCCTGACAAAGCTGAAAAGCTTTGCAGATTTGTATCAAGCTTAGTAAATGTCCGTTTATGCGGACTTATGACTATAGGAAAATTTACCTATGATAAAAATATTATCAGAGGAAATTTCAAAGATTTAAAAAAGATTTACGACGAACTGAAACCATCATTTCCCGATTTTAAATATTTATCAATGGGAATGACTTCAGACTACGAAATTGCAATTGAAGAAGGCGCAAATCTTCTGAGAATCGGAAGCGCAATCTTCGGTAAAAGGGAGTACGAAATTACGTAG
- the bshA gene encoding N-acetyl-alpha-D-glucosaminyl L-malate synthase BshA yields the protein MKIGITCYPTYGGSGVVATELGKSLALRGHEIHFISYAMPMRLSAFVENIFYHEVEINNYPLFEFPLYSIALASKMVEVAKFHEIDLVHAHYAIPHATSAFLAREIIKSQNGNIKNIKFITTLHGTDITLTGLEPSFLPTMKFSIEQSDGVTAVSQYLKDKTLSNYKIVKDIEVIPNFIDVEKYKRLDGKENTCFRKNYAPEGEKILIHISNFRQLKRVPEVVKIFNEVNKKVPSRLILVGDGPDRGECERLARELDIFDKVKFLGKQTELVELLSIADIFIMPSQSESFGLSALEAMSCGVPVISSSVGGLPELNLHGETGYIAEIGDVDRMARYAIELLTLPKRYELFAKNARARAEYFQEDNIVPMYEKYYEKVLNS from the coding sequence ATGAAAATAGGAATTACCTGTTATCCAACCTACGGCGGCAGCGGAGTTGTAGCTACCGAGCTTGGCAAATCTCTCGCTCTCCGCGGTCATGAAATTCATTTTATTTCTTATGCAATGCCTATGAGGCTAAGCGCCTTCGTTGAAAATATTTTTTATCACGAAGTAGAAATAAATAATTATCCGTTATTTGAGTTTCCATTGTACAGCATTGCACTTGCGAGCAAGATGGTCGAAGTCGCAAAGTTTCACGAGATTGATTTAGTCCATGCGCACTATGCTATTCCTCACGCCACTAGCGCATTCCTTGCCCGCGAAATTATAAAAAGTCAGAACGGAAATATTAAGAATATAAAGTTTATAACTACGCTTCACGGAACCGATATTACTTTAACAGGATTAGAGCCTAGCTTTCTTCCTACGATGAAATTTAGTATTGAGCAGTCAGACGGAGTTACAGCAGTATCGCAATACTTAAAAGATAAGACACTTTCGAATTATAAAATTGTAAAAGATATAGAGGTCATTCCTAACTTTATCGATGTTGAGAAGTATAAAAGATTAGACGGGAAAGAGAACACCTGCTTCAGAAAAAATTACGCTCCCGAAGGTGAGAAGATTCTTATTCACATTTCAAACTTCCGTCAATTAAAGCGTGTACCGGAAGTCGTTAAGATTTTTAATGAAGTTAATAAAAAAGTACCGTCAAGATTAATTCTCGTCGGTGACGGACCCGACAGAGGTGAATGCGAAAGACTTGCTCGCGAGCTTGATATCTTCGACAAAGTAAAATTCCTTGGAAAGCAGACAGAGCTGGTTGAGCTACTTTCTATTGCTGACATATTCATTATGCCGTCACAATCAGAGAGCTTCGGACTTTCTGCGCTTGAAGCAATGAGCTGCGGAGTACCGGTAATTTCGTCCAGTGTCGGCGGATTGCCTGAGTTAAACCTTCACGGCGAAACAGGTTACATTGCTGAAATCGGAGATGTGGACAGAATGGCAAGATATGCAATTGAGCTGCTTACATTACCGAAAAGATATGAGCTCTTTGCAAAAAATGCCCGCGCCAGGGCAGAGTATTTCCAGGAAGATAACATTGTGCCCATGTATGAAAAATATTACGAAAAAGTGTTGAACTCATAA
- a CDS encoding PQQ-binding-like beta-propeller repeat protein, with protein MSGGNLQKTNISNSKENLTPPFNLLWEYSLEAGISKNSISASDGVVFINTLHGELQALNISNGKSLGNYGDLGKAAFSTPLIYKNYVICTFSGDKESSLLCYDLKRGKEVWRKNLYNIEASPILVEDNILVSTAEGEIVKLNLKDGKEVWSFEIKNSKYGFYNSPTYYDNKVYCGSTDGNIYSVNFSDGKEIWEYKTKASIYADVSIYNNKIYCGSDDKNLYCLDTVGKLVWSKNLNSKIISSPGFYNNNAIVSTVSGYIYSFNEDTGNENWKFETKGAIHASPLIKDNKIFIGSYDFNFYCLGAEDGAELWRYKTEGRIRSSAVVWKNYILVGSDPKYFYCFK; from the coding sequence ATGTCCGGAGGAAATCTGCAGAAGACCAATATATCCAATTCGAAAGAAAACCTTACTCCGCCATTTAATTTATTATGGGAGTACAGCCTCGAAGCAGGAATTTCCAAAAACAGCATTTCTGCAAGCGACGGAGTTGTTTTTATAAATACTCTGCACGGTGAATTACAGGCGTTAAATATTTCAAACGGTAAAAGTCTCGGCAATTACGGAGACCTTGGCAAAGCAGCGTTCTCAACTCCGCTGATATATAAAAATTATGTTATCTGTACATTCTCAGGTGATAAGGAAAGCTCACTACTTTGTTATGATTTAAAAAGAGGGAAAGAAGTCTGGAGAAAAAATTTATATAATATAGAAGCATCACCAATATTAGTAGAAGATAATATTTTAGTGAGCACAGCCGAAGGTGAAATAGTAAAATTAAATTTGAAAGACGGCAAAGAGGTTTGGAGTTTCGAAATAAAAAATTCAAAGTATGGATTTTATAATTCGCCTACTTACTATGATAATAAAGTCTATTGCGGCTCTACTGATGGTAACATTTACAGCGTAAATTTTTCTGACGGCAAAGAAATCTGGGAATATAAAACCAAAGCAAGTATATACGCTGATGTTTCAATTTATAATAACAAAATTTACTGCGGTTCTGACGATAAAAATTTATACTGTTTAGATACAGTAGGAAAATTAGTATGGTCAAAAAATTTAAACTCCAAAATAATTTCTTCGCCGGGGTTTTATAATAACAACGCAATCGTAAGTACTGTAAGCGGATATATCTACTCATTCAACGAAGATACGGGAAATGAAAACTGGAAATTTGAAACTAAGGGAGCAATACACGCATCCCCTTTAATAAAAGATAACAAAATTTTCATCGGCTCTTATGATTTTAACTTCTACTGCCTGGGAGCAGAAGACGGAGCAGAACTCTGGAGATATAAAACCGAAGGAAGAATCCGCTCTAGCGCAGTCGTCTGGAAAAATTATATACTCGTCGGCAGCGACCCGAAATATTTTTATTGCTTCAAATAA
- a CDS encoding PEGA domain-containing protein → MKRNFLILIFLILSSSLFAQSDSSFYNLSVNSLPDNYDVYIDSTLIGKAPLVNYKLKPSVYTLKILNWSSLKDWETESKIITLELKSDTSFTVTFRNEYFINTVPSNASVIKNDSTYGFTPLRLFSKEKLSGNFILRKEGYFDKTINFDNLDFGRNIVETLTPSGITKNNVWKNKNTNFNAKRNFPLIGILGAAIAGTTFGTFHFKSVANDAYDRYLITYNQADYDESKTNDTYSVIFLIATQITLGALVYFLFGD, encoded by the coding sequence ATGAAAAGAAATTTTTTAATATTAATATTTTTAATTTTATCCTCATCCCTTTTCGCACAAAGTGATTCCTCTTTCTATAATCTGTCTGTAAATTCCCTTCCGGATAATTACGATGTTTACATTGATTCAACTTTGATAGGAAAAGCTCCCCTAGTTAATTATAAACTTAAACCTTCCGTTTATACTCTTAAAATTTTGAACTGGAGTTCACTAAAAGATTGGGAAACTGAAAGCAAAATTATAACACTCGAATTAAAGAGCGATACTTCATTCACAGTAACTTTTCGGAATGAATATTTTATAAATACAGTCCCTTCAAATGCATCTGTAATAAAAAATGATTCTACCTATGGCTTTACACCATTAAGACTATTTTCAAAAGAAAAATTGTCAGGTAACTTTATTTTAAGGAAAGAAGGCTACTTTGATAAGACTATAAACTTTGATAACCTGGATTTCGGAAGGAACATTGTTGAGACACTCACTCCCTCAGGCATTACAAAAAATAATGTCTGGAAAAACAAGAACACAAACTTTAATGCTAAAAGAAATTTTCCGCTGATAGGAATTTTAGGTGCAGCTATTGCAGGAACAACATTTGGGACTTTCCATTTCAAATCCGTTGCTAACGACGCATACGACAGATACTTAATTACATACAATCAGGCTGACTATGACGAATCAAAAACTAATGATACTTACTCAGTTATTTTTTTAATTGCAACTCAGATTACTCTCGGAGCATTAGTTTACTTTCTATTTGGAGATTAA
- a CDS encoding EamA family transporter — protein sequence MISKLLGKIPAHRKGLVLISIAACFWSTGGLFIKVLKELDAFQISFYRSMIAALTIVVISAARGQKVKYSFDLISVLCFITFAGILILFVAATKLTTAANAIFLQFGAPIYLVIAEPLIFKTKFDKRNLITVLVVILGMALFFMGRIELGNIYGNLLAILSGMCFAAFTLFLKWKKQKHQSEDTISNVVMGNFLVGLICLPIIFPHLSLNFNQTVILIFLGAVQIGISYMIFNEGIKYVSATESMIIGTLEAIFNPIWVFFGVGEKPSVFAIAGACVILGAILWRNLISKPSEKTMIID from the coding sequence ATGATATCAAAGCTCTTAGGTAAAATTCCCGCTCACAGAAAAGGACTTGTGCTTATTTCCATTGCCGCATGTTTTTGGAGTACGGGCGGACTTTTTATAAAAGTGCTTAAAGAGCTTGATGCCTTTCAGATATCATTTTACCGCTCGATGATTGCCGCACTTACTATTGTAGTGATAAGCGCAGCAAGAGGGCAGAAGGTAAAATATTCTTTCGATTTAATTTCAGTCCTATGCTTTATAACATTTGCAGGCATATTAATTTTATTTGTAGCCGCAACTAAGCTGACGACTGCGGCCAATGCAATATTTCTGCAGTTCGGCGCTCCTATATATTTAGTGATAGCTGAGCCGTTAATATTTAAAACAAAATTTGATAAAAGAAATTTAATCACTGTGCTGGTTGTTATTTTAGGTATGGCGTTATTTTTCATGGGAAGAATAGAGCTTGGAAATATATACGGCAACCTGCTTGCAATACTTTCTGGTATGTGTTTTGCGGCGTTCACACTTTTTCTTAAATGGAAAAAACAGAAGCACCAGAGTGAGGATACAATAAGCAATGTTGTAATGGGAAATTTTTTAGTGGGATTAATCTGTCTTCCGATAATTTTTCCGCATCTGAGTTTGAATTTTAATCAGACAGTGATACTTATTTTTCTTGGTGCAGTGCAGATAGGTATTAGTTATATGATTTTTAATGAAGGGATAAAGTATGTAAGCGCAACGGAGTCAATGATTATAGGAACGCTTGAGGCGATATTCAATCCTATATGGGTATTTTTCGGAGTGGGAGAGAAGCCTTCAGTTTTTGCAATTGCAGGAGCATGTGTAATACTTGGAGCGATACTATGGAGAAATTTGATAAGTAAGCCGAGTGAAAAAACTATGATAATAGATTAA
- a CDS encoding NAD-dependent epimerase/dehydratase family protein, whose protein sequence is MEKILVIGAAGQIGSELTTALRKVYGASNVFATDIRQAPQDIIEGGPFQLLDVMDDKRLIHFVIRYKITQIYLLAAVLSGNAERLPLQAWDINMKSLLNILDLSREVGIKKVFWPSSIAVFGNTTPKVKTPQFTVMEPNTVYGISKQAGERWAEYYFNRYKIDVRSIRYPGLISYKTEAGGGTTDYAVEIFYDAIKKGKYECFLKENTALPMMFMPDAINATIDLMEADAKKLSVRSSYNLGGISFDPKQLAAEIKKHIPTFKITYKPDFRQRIADSWPKSIDDKVAAKDWGWKHKYDLKKMTKIMLDEIKKKVK, encoded by the coding sequence ATGGAAAAAATTCTTGTTATAGGGGCAGCAGGGCAGATTGGCTCCGAACTCACAACGGCACTCCGTAAAGTTTACGGAGCATCGAATGTTTTTGCAACTGATATACGTCAGGCGCCGCAGGATATAATTGAAGGAGGTCCGTTTCAGCTTCTTGATGTTATGGATGATAAAAGATTAATTCACTTCGTTATAAGATATAAAATTACTCAGATATATTTACTTGCAGCAGTGCTATCGGGAAATGCAGAGCGTCTTCCGCTGCAGGCATGGGATATTAATATGAAAAGTTTGCTGAACATACTGGATTTATCGAGGGAAGTCGGAATAAAAAAAGTTTTCTGGCCTAGCTCAATTGCAGTATTCGGTAATACTACACCTAAAGTAAAAACACCGCAGTTTACAGTGATGGAGCCGAACACAGTTTACGGCATCAGCAAACAGGCAGGCGAACGATGGGCGGAATATTATTTCAACAGATATAAAATTGATGTGAGAAGCATAAGATATCCCGGCTTGATAAGTTATAAGACTGAGGCGGGCGGCGGAACAACTGACTACGCAGTGGAAATTTTTTACGATGCAATAAAGAAAGGGAAGTACGAATGTTTCTTAAAAGAAAATACTGCATTGCCAATGATGTTCATGCCCGATGCAATTAATGCAACAATTGATTTAATGGAAGCTGATGCGAAGAAATTATCAGTACGCTCAAGTTATAACTTAGGCGGAATAAGTTTTGATCCGAAGCAATTAGCAGCCGAGATAAAAAAACATATTCCAACATTTAAGATTACATACAAGCCTGACTTCAGGCAAAGAATAGCAGACTCATGGCCGAAATCCATTGATGATAAAGTCGCTGCAAAGGACTGGGGCTGGAAGCATAAATACGACCTGAAAAAAATGACTAAGATAATGCTGGATGAAATAAAGAAAAAAGTAAAATAA